One genomic region from Methanomassiliicoccaceae archaeon encodes:
- a CDS encoding V-type ATP synthase subunit D — MAAHEITPNRSVLLDLKRRIKLTNGGHKILKMKRDGLIIEFFETLEKARQMRAGVSSEYAAAIGKIAIARAVEGDISVKSAAYALKTDHQVTVGSKNIMGMKVPKVEATGSMHTDIAHKGYGVISTSAYIEEASVAFEKLLDTLIRAAEVETTMKKLLDEIERTKRRVNALEFKIIPDLKEAERFVKFSLEEMERENTTRLKHQKKKSEVAE; from the coding sequence ATGGCAGCCCACGAAATAACCCCGAACCGTTCGGTCCTCCTGGACCTGAAGAGGAGGATCAAGCTCACCAACGGCGGGCACAAGATCCTGAAGATGAAGAGGGACGGCCTCATCATCGAGTTCTTCGAGACCCTGGAGAAGGCACGCCAGATGCGCGCCGGGGTTTCGTCGGAATACGCGGCGGCCATCGGCAAGATCGCGATCGCGAGGGCGGTCGAGGGCGATATCTCCGTGAAAAGCGCGGCATACGCCCTCAAGACCGACCATCAGGTCACCGTCGGGAGCAAGAACATAATGGGAATGAAGGTCCCCAAAGTGGAGGCGACAGGATCCATGCACACCGACATAGCTCACAAGGGCTACGGTGTGATCTCCACGTCCGCCTACATAGAGGAGGCCTCCGTGGCTTTCGAGAAACTTCTGGACACCCTGATAAGGGCCGCAGAGGTCGAAACCACCATGAAGAAGCTCCTCGACGAGATCGAGAGGACCAAGAGAAGGGTCAACGCGCTCGAGTTCAAGATCATACCCGATCTGAAGGAAGCCGAGAGGTTCGTCAAGTTCAGTCTCGAAGAGATGGAACGCGAGAACACGACCCGCCTCAAACACCAGAAAAAGAAGAGCGAGGTAGCCGAGTGA
- a CDS encoding V-type ATP synthase subunit A — protein MTAEQGVIYRVAGPVVTAIGISPRMYDVVHVGNEKLMGEVIKIVGDKTIIQVYEETSGVKPGEPVTNTGLPLVVELGPGLLTSVYDGIQRPLPTLRDMMGDFIFRGATAPGLSRDLEWEFVPTVKVGDEVSAGQVLGTVQEGPMMHKIMVPPAISKGKVEKITEKGKYNVDKVIAVVDGHKLTMVQKWPVRGPRPVAEKYMPDVPLITGLRVLDTMFPLAKGGAAAIPGAFGTGKTVTQQSLAKFSDAEIVVYIGCGERGNEMTEVLTEFPELTDPKTGESLMKRTVLIANTSNMPVAAREASVYTGMTIAEYFRDMGYNVALMADSTSRWAEAMREISSRLEEMPGEEGYPAYLAGRLSEFYERACRAKVLNGEDGSITVIGAVSPPGGDLSEPVTQNTLRIVRVFWALDTKLRERRHFPTINWLTSYTMYGKELSGWFKKNVAEDFIDLRAWAMQVLQKESELQEIVQMVGSDSLPDEQKMTLETAKMIREIFLQQNAYHPVDCYCPMERQYVMMKLIRKFSELAEKAIVNGIAVDKIAYLPVRQRFNQAKYEEKIDEELKAVGADMEEQFKGLGV, from the coding sequence ATGACCGCTGAACAAGGTGTAATTTACAGGGTTGCCGGACCGGTCGTGACCGCCATCGGGATTTCGCCCAGGATGTACGACGTCGTGCATGTTGGCAACGAGAAGCTGATGGGAGAGGTCATTAAGATCGTAGGTGACAAGACAATCATCCAGGTTTACGAGGAGACGTCCGGTGTCAAACCCGGCGAACCGGTTACAAACACCGGTCTTCCTCTCGTCGTAGAGCTGGGACCAGGACTTCTGACCTCCGTTTATGACGGAATCCAGAGGCCCCTGCCGACCCTAAGGGATATGATGGGAGATTTCATCTTCCGCGGTGCCACCGCACCGGGGCTGAGCAGAGATCTCGAATGGGAGTTCGTTCCCACGGTGAAAGTCGGGGACGAAGTATCGGCCGGGCAGGTTCTCGGTACGGTTCAGGAAGGACCCATGATGCACAAGATCATGGTGCCTCCGGCCATTTCGAAAGGGAAAGTCGAGAAAATCACAGAGAAAGGGAAATACAACGTCGACAAGGTCATCGCCGTAGTCGACGGGCACAAACTCACGATGGTCCAGAAATGGCCGGTACGTGGGCCCCGCCCGGTCGCCGAGAAATACATGCCTGACGTGCCCCTCATTACAGGGCTCAGGGTCCTGGACACGATGTTCCCCCTCGCAAAGGGAGGAGCGGCCGCAATCCCCGGTGCGTTCGGTACCGGAAAGACGGTCACACAGCAGTCCCTGGCCAAATTCTCGGACGCCGAGATCGTGGTGTACATAGGATGCGGAGAGCGCGGGAACGAGATGACGGAAGTTCTTACAGAATTCCCCGAACTGACGGACCCCAAGACGGGAGAGTCGCTCATGAAGAGGACCGTCCTGATCGCCAACACGTCCAACATGCCTGTCGCCGCAAGGGAAGCATCCGTTTACACCGGAATGACCATTGCGGAGTACTTCAGGGACATGGGATACAACGTCGCTCTCATGGCCGACTCCACCTCGAGGTGGGCCGAGGCCATGCGTGAGATCTCGTCCAGATTGGAAGAGATGCCCGGAGAAGAGGGATACCCCGCTTACCTCGCGGGACGTCTGTCCGAGTTCTACGAGCGCGCATGCCGTGCAAAGGTCCTCAACGGAGAGGACGGGTCCATCACCGTTATCGGTGCGGTCTCTCCTCCCGGAGGAGACCTGTCCGAACCCGTTACACAGAACACCCTCCGTATCGTACGTGTGTTCTGGGCACTCGACACCAAGCTGAGGGAGAGGAGACACTTCCCCACCATCAACTGGCTTACCTCCTACACCATGTATGGAAAGGAGCTGTCCGGATGGTTCAAGAAGAACGTCGCAGAGGACTTCATCGATCTGAGGGCATGGGCAATGCAGGTCCTGCAGAAGGAATCCGAGCTTCAGGAAATAGTCCAGATGGTCGGTTCCGATTCACTGCCGGACGAGCAGAAGATGACCCTCGAGACTGCGAAAATGATACGCGAGATATTCCTCCAGCAGAACGCATACCACCCCGTGGACTGCTACTGCCCCATGGAGAGACAGTACGTCATGATGAAGCTCATCAGGAAATTCTCCGAGCTGGCCGAAAAAGCTATAGTCAACGGAATAGCCGTCGACAAGATAGCGTACCTCCCCGTAAGGCAGAGGTTCAACCAGGCCAAATACGAAGAGAAGATCGACGAAGAGCTGAAAGCGGTAGGAGCAGACATGGAAGAACAGTTCAAAGGACTGGGAGTGTGA
- a CDS encoding multidrug efflux SMR transporter — protein MKSNAIAWTYLVVGGMFETVWATTMFISEGFSKVPWTVITIAFLFVSTWFLDLAYKRGIPTGVGYAVWVGIGALGSVMAGIILFGEPATPLRLSFVLLVIVGIGGLEMSSKRAADKKSQTCTKI, from the coding sequence ATGAAGAGCAACGCCATTGCCTGGACATATCTTGTTGTAGGTGGCATGTTCGAGACCGTCTGGGCCACCACCATGTTCATTTCAGAGGGATTCAGCAAGGTCCCTTGGACGGTCATCACCATAGCTTTCCTTTTTGTCAGCACCTGGTTCCTGGACCTGGCCTATAAAAGGGGGATCCCCACCGGCGTGGGTTATGCCGTATGGGTAGGCATAGGCGCCCTGGGTTCAGTAATGGCAGGAATAATTTTGTTCGGCGAACCCGCCACTCCGTTGCGCCTGTCGTTCGTATTGTTGGTTATCGTTGGCATAGGCGGCCTGGAGATGTCCTCAAAAAGGGCGGCCGATAAAAAGTCCCAGACGTGCACAAAAATATAA
- a CDS encoding V-type ATP synthase subunit B, which produces MAKVTKEYKTVSQIAGPLIFVKKTEPVGYQEMVSVRLSDGSVRRGQVLDTSDDLVVVQIFEGTTGIDRSASVRFLGEAMKMPVSRDMLGRVLSGAGEPIDGGAPIVPEKELGIEGAAINPWARDSPSDFIETGISTIDGMNTLVRGQKLPIFSASGLPHNDIALQIARQAKVRGKNEEFAVVFIAMGITNEEKQMFMKEFERTGALKSAVVFLNLADDPAVERIVTPRLGLTTAEYMAFELDMQVLVIMTDVTNYCEALRQVSAAREEVPGRRGYPGYMYTDLAQLYERAGRIKDKKGSITQIPILSMPGDDITHPIPDLSGYITEGQIVLSRELHRNGIYPPVNVSSSLSRLMNSGVGKGKTRDDHKAVSDQLYASYAEGKDLRGLVAIVGKDSLSEKDRKYLEFADLFEDRIVRQGHDEDRSIEKTLDIAWEILTELDVDQLNRIDRKYIEKYLPKK; this is translated from the coding sequence ATGGCAAAAGTAACCAAAGAGTACAAGACGGTCTCCCAGATCGCTGGACCCCTCATCTTCGTCAAGAAGACCGAGCCGGTCGGATACCAGGAGATGGTCTCTGTCAGGCTCTCGGACGGAAGCGTCAGGAGAGGGCAGGTCCTCGATACATCCGATGACCTGGTCGTCGTTCAGATATTCGAAGGCACCACCGGTATCGACAGGTCCGCATCGGTGCGGTTCCTCGGAGAGGCAATGAAGATGCCCGTCTCAAGGGACATGCTCGGAAGGGTATTGTCCGGAGCAGGAGAACCCATCGACGGCGGAGCGCCGATCGTTCCCGAGAAAGAGCTCGGAATAGAAGGAGCGGCCATCAACCCGTGGGCAAGGGACAGCCCGTCCGATTTCATCGAGACCGGGATATCCACCATCGACGGTATGAACACCCTGGTCAGGGGACAGAAGCTGCCGATATTCTCGGCATCCGGTCTGCCCCACAATGACATAGCCCTGCAGATCGCAAGGCAGGCGAAGGTCCGCGGCAAGAACGAAGAGTTCGCCGTGGTGTTCATCGCCATGGGCATAACCAACGAAGAAAAGCAGATGTTCATGAAGGAGTTCGAGAGGACCGGGGCGCTCAAGAGCGCAGTGGTCTTCCTGAACCTCGCCGACGACCCCGCAGTCGAGCGTATAGTCACGCCCCGTCTGGGACTCACCACCGCGGAGTACATGGCCTTCGAACTTGACATGCAGGTGCTTGTAATCATGACCGACGTCACCAACTACTGCGAGGCGCTGCGTCAGGTATCGGCGGCCAGGGAAGAAGTGCCCGGAAGGCGCGGATACCCCGGCTACATGTATACCGACCTGGCACAGCTGTACGAGCGCGCCGGGAGGATCAAGGACAAGAAAGGATCGATCACACAGATCCCGATCCTCTCGATGCCCGGTGACGATATCACCCACCCGATCCCCGACCTGTCCGGTTACATCACCGAGGGCCAGATCGTTCTTTCGAGGGAACTGCACCGCAACGGCATATACCCGCCGGTCAACGTTTCGTCTTCTCTCAGCCGTCTGATGAACTCAGGTGTCGGAAAGGGAAAGACCAGGGACGACCACAAGGCCGTTTCTGACCAGCTGTACGCCTCATATGCGGAAGGCAAGGACCTCAGAGGACTGGTTGCGATCGTAGGTAAGGACTCGTTGTCCGAGAAGGACAGGAAGTACCTGGAATTCGCAGACCTCTTCGAAGACCGTATCGTCCGTCAGGGACACGACGAGGACCGCTCTATCGAGAAGACCCTCGACATCGCCTGGGAAATACTGACCGAGCTCGACGTGGACCAGCTGAACAGGATAGACCGCAAGTACATCGAGAAGTACCTCCCGAAGAAGTGA
- a CDS encoding V-type ATP synthase subunit F: MEIAVIGNEEFVLGFRLAGLRMVFVANEVNYQEKMLEAIGDPNVGILAVDAKDLAYLSHNVRNRVLDSIQPVIVPVGGDESDLREKVKRVIGVDLYKAEDE, encoded by the coding sequence ATGGAAATAGCTGTTATCGGTAACGAGGAGTTCGTGCTCGGGTTCCGCCTTGCGGGGCTCAGGATGGTATTCGTCGCAAACGAAGTGAACTACCAGGAAAAGATGCTGGAAGCAATTGGCGATCCAAACGTGGGGATCCTGGCGGTTGACGCCAAGGACCTCGCATATCTGTCCCACAACGTCAGGAACAGGGTTTTGGATTCGATCCAGCCGGTCATTGTGCCGGTAGGGGGCGACGAAAGCGACCTCCGTGAGAAAGTAAAAAGAGTAATTGGCGTTGATTTATACAAAGCAGAGGATGAATGA
- the ahaC gene encoding ATP synthase A1 subunit C, producing the protein MFRRNTRRGNYAYTVTRVKAKKSQLIKEEEYNKMLLMALPEISRYMSESGYQKEMSELAGRMSGIDLVEYASYLNMSRVFTSILKASEGELYTMVSAYLEKWNIWNVKMILRGKSFGLDEKSIKEDLVPAGSLKEAHLDKLLSLSTVEEILTEYSRMDSVNIPSDLIAAYMGTSGGLAVIEDYLDKFKYARLLQAIVPDSRPTLMFQDYVRREIDLVNFSTIMKLKAEGIYGEANVMEYIIPGGKQIDRRTAAQLANIESVSAVSSEISQMDFYEAVKPLLDAPVVSIRAIESALKRYEMERAKKFSHMNPLSVAPVIDYMIHKETEISNILAIARGIQSGLDTDVIKGLLVI; encoded by the coding sequence ATGTTCAGGCGCAACACGAGACGTGGAAACTACGCATACACGGTAACCAGGGTCAAGGCGAAGAAGTCCCAGCTGATCAAGGAAGAGGAATACAACAAGATGTTGCTCATGGCCCTTCCTGAGATATCCCGTTACATGAGCGAGAGCGGATACCAGAAGGAAATGTCCGAGCTCGCAGGCAGGATGTCCGGCATAGACCTGGTGGAGTACGCGTCCTATCTGAACATGTCGAGGGTGTTCACAAGCATCCTCAAGGCATCGGAGGGGGAGCTGTACACCATGGTCTCGGCGTACCTGGAGAAATGGAACATCTGGAACGTTAAGATGATACTCCGCGGCAAATCGTTCGGACTGGACGAGAAGAGCATCAAGGAGGACCTCGTCCCCGCAGGAAGCCTAAAGGAGGCACACCTGGACAAGCTCCTGTCGCTCTCGACCGTGGAAGAGATATTGACCGAATACAGCAGGATGGATTCTGTGAACATCCCGTCGGACCTGATAGCGGCATATATGGGAACATCCGGAGGACTCGCAGTCATAGAGGACTACCTTGACAAATTCAAGTACGCGAGGCTTCTCCAGGCCATTGTGCCGGACAGCAGGCCCACGCTAATGTTCCAGGACTACGTCAGGCGTGAGATCGACCTTGTAAACTTCTCTACAATAATGAAGCTCAAGGCCGAAGGGATCTACGGCGAAGCGAACGTCATGGAATACATCATACCCGGCGGAAAGCAGATCGACAGAAGGACGGCCGCACAGCTGGCCAACATAGAGTCGGTATCTGCGGTCTCAAGCGAGATATCGCAGATGGACTTCTACGAGGCCGTGAAACCGTTGCTCGATGCCCCTGTTGTTTCGATAAGGGCGATAGAGAGCGCCCTTAAGAGATATGAGATGGAGCGCGCGAAGAAGTTCTCTCATATGAACCCGCTGTCCGTCGCTCCGGTGATAGACTACATGATACACAAGGAGACTGAAATCTCCAACATACTTGCTATCGCGAGAGGAATCCAGAGCGGGCTGGACACCGATGTTATCAAAGGGCTGCTGGTGATCTGA